One genomic region from Frateuria soli encodes:
- a CDS encoding ankyrin repeat domain-containing protein, with translation MKTLPARPHLGHLKKQAKLLLEGVRHGAPEALERVRLALPAATRLDHAAIAAMELRLHDAQSCIAREYGFGSWSQLKDYVALQAASADAATRRHQWSRWVFGHGYQTARPALAGRLLREQPDLLDGEPALACAIGDVATLRSALAADPSWANAARAGNGMPPLACATFSAMIALPEHAPGIRDCVELLLAAGADPNGRWTDPELPGDPLSVLYGAAGRNHDVALTRRLLQAGADPNDNESLYHATEIADSTIVRLLLEAGARVTGCNALFRALDFERPDTVRLLLAHGGDANEPGPDGCPLLHAIRRRRSAATIRLLLDAGADPSASNGHGVSAYRLARCLGLTEVAGLLVQAGAVPDDRPDDAFLGACARGDRTGVQAMLADAPGLIGKLSPGALRLLPEMAATNDEEAVRVMVEAGWPIAVRGGDIDGSALNWAVFHGNASLARFLLAHGARHDERHGYDDNVYGTLSFASLAQTTPDGDWLACAQALIDAGSPLPGESYLFSEEVAAYFEELRRGWADDDGTTKGSDEGAEAGGLT, from the coding sequence ATGAAGACCCTGCCCGCCCGTCCGCACCTGGGGCATCTGAAGAAGCAGGCCAAGCTGCTGCTCGAGGGCGTCCGCCACGGTGCACCCGAAGCGCTCGAACGCGTGCGCCTCGCCCTGCCCGCCGCCACCCGGCTCGATCACGCCGCCATTGCCGCGATGGAACTGCGCCTGCACGACGCGCAGTCATGCATCGCCCGCGAGTACGGCTTCGGATCGTGGTCGCAACTGAAGGACTATGTCGCGCTTCAGGCCGCGTCGGCCGATGCCGCCACGCGACGGCACCAGTGGAGCCGGTGGGTCTTCGGCCACGGCTACCAGACCGCCCGGCCCGCGCTGGCCGGGCGCCTGCTGCGCGAACAGCCGGACCTGCTGGACGGCGAGCCCGCGCTCGCCTGCGCCATCGGCGACGTCGCCACGCTGCGGTCCGCCCTCGCGGCCGATCCGTCCTGGGCCAACGCGGCTCGCGCCGGCAACGGCATGCCGCCACTGGCCTGCGCCACCTTCTCCGCGATGATCGCCCTGCCCGAGCATGCGCCGGGCATCCGCGACTGCGTGGAGCTGCTGCTGGCGGCGGGCGCGGACCCGAACGGGCGATGGACCGATCCGGAGCTGCCGGGCGATCCGCTCAGCGTCCTGTACGGTGCCGCCGGTCGCAACCACGATGTCGCGCTCACCCGGCGGCTGTTGCAGGCGGGCGCCGATCCCAACGACAACGAATCGCTCTACCACGCCACCGAGATTGCCGACAGCACGATCGTCCGCCTGCTGCTCGAGGCCGGTGCCCGGGTCACCGGGTGCAACGCGCTCTTTCGCGCCCTCGACTTCGAGCGCCCGGACACCGTGCGCCTGCTGCTGGCCCATGGCGGCGACGCGAACGAACCCGGGCCCGACGGTTGCCCGCTGCTGCACGCGATCCGGCGCCGCCGATCCGCGGCGACCATCCGCCTGCTGCTCGATGCCGGCGCCGATCCTTCGGCCAGCAACGGGCACGGCGTCTCCGCCTATCGCCTGGCCCGCTGCCTGGGCCTTACCGAGGTGGCCGGGCTACTGGTGCAGGCCGGCGCGGTTCCCGACGACCGTCCGGACGACGCCTTCCTGGGCGCCTGTGCACGCGGCGACCGCACCGGCGTGCAGGCGATGCTTGCCGATGCCCCGGGCCTCATCGGCAAGCTTTCGCCAGGCGCCTTGCGGCTGCTGCCGGAAATGGCCGCCACCAACGATGAAGAAGCGGTGCGCGTGATGGTGGAAGCCGGCTGGCCGATCGCGGTACGCGGCGGCGACATCGACGGCAGCGCGCTGAACTGGGCGGTATTCCATGGCAACGCGTCGCTCGCCCGTTTCCTGCTCGCCCACGGCGCACGCCACGACGAACGCCATGGCTACGACGACAACGTCTACGGCACGCTCAGCTTCGCCTCCCTCGCGCAGACCACGCCCGACGGCGACTGGCTCGCGTGCGCGCAAGCGCTGATCGACGCCGGATCGCCGTTGCCCGGGGAAAGCTACCTGTTTTCGGAGGAGGTTGCGGCGTACTTCGAGGAGTTGCGGCGGGGGTGGGCTGACGACGACGGGACGACGAAAGGAAGCGATGAGGGCGCGGAGGCAGGTGGCTTGACCTGA
- a CDS encoding peptide-N4-asparagine amidase: MRISSSPTSGRGALASALAFPALLAMGVTARAETAPPLPVPPTPVETIEPHVPIAAGQPCIVQLIRNRLFPQQDLGAGPPIDASFTFMPPPACPRPWSKVILKVDITSMRWAIVDTLGLNLGGITLFRGGQPRYRGVWRWHVERDLTDYSALFGSPHNGRMWTITNEDARDYSSRDLAFAGTATLAFYPATARTPAPRVPDAVVPINGQTARYLPHNIVRAYLDVNNEQPWWFTCVPDRLAERFPLYDMYAPGEKPHEGFSPAIQGCGGTSFREMAVAVDGTPAGIAPVFPRISPDVSEFLRNSINAPAPSMQQLDFVPYRVDLTPFAAILNEAGPHHVSTPGALLLYLDRGRAHVTGAVTTNTLIGAAGLPRWTSTLSRTDETTRGKIVTHQGRDFEIRGFVNTSRGRVETRLTQSSRFANTQTFHVEGPLEITMPGGVDKLYEQGIDMSSTTERTVRRWIGSRLVSRDHVSLSYPLQLGYRLAGTLTPEEDWSSVIKDGTVAARQHLLQDTDAYKAGLGHYVTHLRRNFVGSRTRTLDRPDSDWSSVASHQYTDNFGSCYRADITTLNGGVQSFTHGTGCPGNSNYVRWFAHPDGSANSLGWWH; this comes from the coding sequence ATGCGGATTTCCTCCTCCCCCACGTCTGGCCGTGGCGCCCTCGCCTCGGCGCTTGCCTTTCCCGCGCTGCTGGCCATGGGCGTGACCGCTCGGGCCGAGACTGCTCCGCCCTTGCCGGTTCCGCCCACGCCGGTGGAGACCATCGAGCCGCACGTACCGATCGCAGCGGGACAACCGTGCATCGTCCAGCTCATTCGCAACCGGCTGTTCCCCCAGCAGGACCTGGGCGCAGGCCCGCCGATCGATGCGAGCTTCACTTTCATGCCGCCACCGGCGTGTCCACGCCCGTGGTCGAAGGTCATCCTCAAGGTCGACATCACGAGCATGCGGTGGGCCATCGTCGACACGCTCGGCCTCAACCTCGGCGGGATCACGCTGTTCCGTGGCGGTCAGCCCCGCTACCGCGGCGTCTGGCGCTGGCACGTCGAACGCGACCTCACCGACTACAGCGCGCTGTTCGGCTCGCCGCACAACGGGCGCATGTGGACGATCACCAACGAGGATGCCCGGGACTACAGCTCGCGCGACCTCGCCTTCGCCGGCACCGCCACCCTGGCGTTCTATCCGGCGACCGCCCGGACGCCGGCACCGCGCGTGCCCGATGCGGTCGTCCCGATCAACGGGCAAACCGCCCGCTACCTGCCGCACAACATCGTGCGGGCCTACCTGGACGTGAACAACGAGCAACCCTGGTGGTTCACCTGCGTACCGGACAGGCTGGCCGAGCGCTTCCCGCTGTACGACATGTACGCGCCCGGCGAGAAGCCCCATGAAGGCTTCTCCCCGGCCATCCAGGGCTGCGGCGGGACCAGCTTCCGCGAAATGGCGGTCGCCGTGGACGGCACGCCCGCGGGCATCGCCCCGGTATTCCCGAGGATTTCCCCGGATGTGAGCGAATTCCTGCGCAACAGCATCAACGCCCCGGCCCCGTCGATGCAGCAGCTCGATTTCGTGCCTTACCGCGTGGACCTGACGCCGTTCGCAGCCATCCTCAACGAGGCCGGCCCACACCACGTCAGCACGCCAGGAGCGCTGCTGCTGTATCTGGACCGAGGGCGTGCACACGTGACCGGTGCGGTCACCACCAATACGCTGATCGGCGCCGCCGGCCTCCCCAGATGGACCAGCACACTTTCGCGCACGGACGAGACCACGCGCGGAAAGATCGTGACGCATCAGGGCCGAGACTTCGAGATCCGCGGCTTCGTCAACACCTCGCGCGGACGGGTCGAGACGCGCCTGACCCAGTCCAGCCGCTTTGCCAACACGCAAACCTTCCATGTGGAAGGCCCGCTCGAGATCACCATGCCGGGGGGCGTGGACAAGCTCTACGAGCAGGGCATCGACATGAGCAGCACCACCGAGCGCACCGTTCGCCGCTGGATCGGCAGCAGGCTGGTCAGCCGCGACCACGTGAGCCTGAGCTATCCGCTTCAACTAGGCTACCGGCTGGCCGGCACGCTGACTCCCGAGGAGGACTGGAGCAGCGTCATCAAGGACGGCACCGTGGCGGCCCGGCAGCACCTGCTGCAGGACACCGATGCCTACAAAGCTGGTCTGGGCCACTACGTCACGCATCTTCGCCGGAACTTCGTCGGCAGCCGTACGCGCACCCTTGACCGTCCGGACAGCGACTGGTCCAGCGTCGCCAGCCACCAGTACACCGACAACTTCGGCAGTTGCTACCGCGCCGACATCACCACCCTCAACGGCGGCGTGCAATCGTTCACCCACGGCACCGGATGCCCGGGGAACAGTAACTACGTGCGGTGGTTTGCGCATCCGGATGGTTCGGCGAACAGTCTCGGGTGGTGGCATTAG
- a CDS encoding AraC family transcriptional regulator encodes MDSLSVLVASMGLRGRLDLLCRFAGAWSVPHPEAPPGQVPYHVVLAGVGVLEVGRERRPFVAGDLVLFPRGTAHTMRHADGATLAFAEMRRPLGRLVEVASDARHSDFDVLCGTFELGQHHALLLRALPEVVHLHTQDRDDYAGLQALMRSMRHESLQAAPGGDAVIAHLSAALFILVVRTLMDQGDLQQGLLALLMDARVAPALAAVIAAPAEPWTLERLAGVSRMSRASFARHFAGLSPVTPMDVVTALRMDLAARLLRETPRSIESIGEACGYTARAAFGQAFKRVHGTSPAAFRRQAGETASATEPT; translated from the coding sequence ATGGACAGTCTGAGTGTGCTGGTGGCCTCGATGGGTCTGCGCGGACGGCTGGACCTGCTGTGCCGCTTCGCGGGCGCATGGTCGGTGCCACATCCGGAGGCGCCGCCCGGCCAGGTGCCGTACCACGTGGTGCTGGCTGGCGTGGGCGTGCTGGAAGTGGGCCGCGAGCGGCGCCCGTTCGTGGCCGGCGACCTGGTGCTGTTTCCACGCGGCACCGCGCACACCATGCGCCACGCGGATGGCGCCACCCTGGCGTTTGCCGAGATGCGACGACCGCTGGGCCGCCTGGTCGAGGTGGCGAGCGATGCGCGGCACAGCGATTTCGACGTGCTCTGCGGCACCTTCGAGCTGGGCCAACACCACGCGCTGCTGTTGCGCGCACTGCCCGAAGTCGTGCACCTGCACACGCAGGACCGCGACGACTACGCCGGCCTGCAGGCGCTGATGCGAAGCATGCGCCACGAGAGCCTGCAGGCCGCGCCCGGTGGGGATGCAGTAATCGCACATCTGTCCGCCGCGCTGTTCATCCTGGTGGTGCGCACCCTGATGGACCAGGGCGACCTGCAACAGGGCCTGCTCGCCCTGCTGATGGATGCGCGCGTGGCACCCGCGCTGGCCGCCGTGATCGCCGCACCGGCCGAGCCATGGACGCTGGAGCGGCTGGCCGGCGTCAGTCGCATGTCGCGCGCCAGCTTCGCGCGGCACTTTGCCGGGCTGTCGCCGGTCACGCCGATGGACGTGGTCACCGCGCTGCGCATGGACCTCGCCGCGCGCCTGCTGCGCGAGACGCCGCGCTCGATCGAGTCGATCGGCGAAGCCTGCGGCTACACCGCGCGCGCGGCATTCGGGCAGGCCTTCAAGCGCGTGCACGGCACCAGCCCCGCGGCGTTCCGCCGCCAGGCCGGCGAGACGGCGAGCGCGACGGAGCCGACCTGA
- a CDS encoding DUF805 domain-containing protein: MQIDSARLRELRTARQWSQEQVAELSGLNLRTIQRLESGAKVSTESLRALAAVFEVPAESLLVGQPAPGQPALEAMRDGVLRGLDFTGTTPRAAFWWFALGVVMLLALAQMLSDAMGPLPIQIASLVVLVPWIAACTRRLRDAGLSPWWQLISLAPVAGILVLLYLLTYPSKTVEPSKVAVG, encoded by the coding sequence ATGCAAATCGATAGCGCGCGACTCCGGGAACTGCGCACCGCTCGCCAGTGGTCGCAGGAACAGGTAGCCGAATTGAGCGGCCTCAACCTGCGAACCATCCAACGCCTCGAATCGGGCGCCAAGGTCTCGACCGAATCCCTGCGAGCACTGGCCGCCGTCTTCGAGGTGCCGGCCGAGAGTCTGCTCGTGGGCCAGCCGGCACCCGGTCAGCCTGCCCTCGAGGCGATGCGTGACGGGGTGCTGCGCGGCCTGGATTTCACCGGCACGACCCCGCGCGCGGCGTTCTGGTGGTTTGCACTCGGCGTGGTCATGCTGCTGGCGCTTGCGCAGATGTTGTCCGATGCCATGGGTCCGCTGCCGATCCAGATCGCATCCCTGGTCGTGCTGGTGCCGTGGATCGCGGCGTGCACCCGGCGCCTGCGCGACGCGGGTCTGAGCCCATGGTGGCAGTTGATCAGCCTGGCGCCGGTAGCGGGGATCCTGGTGCTGCTTTACCTGCTCACCTATCCGTCCAAGACCGTGGAGCCGTCGAAGGTGGCGGTCGGCTGA
- a CDS encoding DUF5996 family protein → MTDHDPIWPSLPYTAWQDTYATLHLYSQVVGKVALALAPPLNHCWGVALHVTPRGLSTGMLPHGSRSFTLAFDFLDHTLEIACTSGATRRLPLASRSIGAFHRALMEALADMGLAVRIWPVTVEMPTPIRLDDDTRTVSYAGAWAQRFWRSLVQVDRVFASWRSDYAGKSSPVNFFWGSFDLAVTRFSGRKAPPRTGPAFERDAYSHEVISHGFWPGDARLPEAAFYAYAVPQPAGLAEATVQPPQAYFHRELSEFILPYEAVRQSASPERTLQAFLQSTWDRAAELGEWDRAALERRQEDKKERLI, encoded by the coding sequence ATGACGGACCACGACCCGATCTGGCCATCCTTGCCATACACCGCTTGGCAGGACACCTACGCGACCCTGCATCTGTATTCGCAGGTGGTAGGCAAGGTGGCGCTCGCGCTGGCGCCGCCGCTCAACCATTGCTGGGGCGTAGCACTGCACGTGACCCCGCGCGGCCTGTCTACCGGCATGCTGCCGCACGGCTCACGCTCGTTCACGCTCGCCTTCGACTTCCTCGACCACACCCTGGAAATCGCCTGCACCAGCGGCGCCACCCGCCGGCTGCCGCTGGCATCGCGCAGCATCGGGGCGTTCCACCGGGCGCTGATGGAGGCACTCGCGGACATGGGCCTGGCGGTGCGGATCTGGCCGGTGACCGTCGAGATGCCCACGCCGATACGGCTGGACGACGACACCCGGACAGTGAGCTACGCCGGCGCCTGGGCGCAGAGGTTCTGGCGCAGCCTGGTGCAGGTCGACCGCGTGTTCGCCTCGTGGCGCAGCGACTACGCCGGCAAGAGCAGCCCGGTCAATTTCTTCTGGGGCAGCTTCGACCTGGCGGTGACGCGGTTCTCCGGGCGCAAGGCGCCGCCGCGCACTGGTCCGGCGTTCGAGCGCGACGCCTACTCCCACGAAGTGATCAGCCACGGCTTCTGGCCCGGCGACGCACGACTGCCGGAGGCGGCGTTCTACGCCTACGCCGTGCCACAGCCGGCAGGGCTGGCCGAAGCGACCGTGCAACCCCCTCAAGCGTATTTCCACCGGGAACTGAGCGAGTTCATCCTGCCCTACGAGGCGGTCCGGCAGAGCGCCTCGCCCGAACGGACGCTCCAGGCGTTTCTGCAAAGTACGTGGGACCGGGCTGCCGAGCTGGGTGAGTGGGATCGTGCTGCGCTCGAACGGCGGCAGGAAGACAAAAAAGAGAGGTTGATTTAG
- a CDS encoding carboxymuconolactone decarboxylase family protein, protein MTRLHTLAHDQADQETTALFDTIKRSIGMLPNVYATIGSNAPAVLAHVLGTGATLAKSSLSKREQEAINLAVSEATGCDYCVAAHTMTGKLAGYTAEQTRALRAGAFAEDARIDALVKFALHLVQQRGTLDAAAVDALKAAGFSDRQLVEIPLVVSAILLTNMVNRINDTTLDFPKAA, encoded by the coding sequence ATGACCCGTCTGCACACTCTCGCCCACGATCAGGCCGACCAGGAGACCACCGCGCTGTTCGACACCATCAAGCGCAGCATCGGCATGCTGCCGAATGTCTACGCCACGATCGGCAGCAATGCGCCGGCCGTGCTCGCCCACGTGCTCGGCACCGGCGCCACGCTGGCGAAGAGCTCGCTGTCGAAGCGCGAGCAGGAAGCGATCAACCTCGCTGTGAGCGAAGCGACGGGCTGTGACTACTGCGTGGCCGCGCACACCATGACCGGCAAGCTCGCCGGCTACACGGCGGAGCAGACGCGCGCACTGCGCGCCGGCGCGTTCGCGGAGGATGCGCGTATCGATGCGCTGGTGAAGTTCGCGCTGCACCTGGTGCAGCAGCGCGGCACGCTCGACGCCGCCGCGGTCGACGCGCTGAAGGCCGCCGGCTTCAGCGATCGCCAGCTGGTGGAGATCCCGCTGGTGGTCAGCGCGATCCTGTTGACCAACATGGTCAACCGCATCAACGACACCACGCTGGATTTCCCCAAGGCGGCGTGA
- a CDS encoding DUF2200 domain-containing protein, whose protein sequence is MRQEKVFAIRWASLYPMYVKKVEAKGRTREELDQVIRWLTGYTAAGLRKQNESDNDLETFYGQAPKFNPNAALVTGVVCGVRVEEVEHPLMRRIRQLDKLVDELAKGRAMEKILRQ, encoded by the coding sequence ATGCGCCAGGAAAAGGTATTCGCGATCAGGTGGGCCAGCCTGTATCCGATGTACGTGAAGAAGGTGGAGGCCAAGGGCCGCACGCGGGAGGAGCTGGACCAGGTCATCCGATGGCTGACCGGCTATACGGCGGCCGGCCTGCGCAAGCAGAACGAGAGCGACAACGACCTGGAAACCTTCTACGGCCAGGCGCCGAAGTTCAACCCGAACGCGGCGCTGGTCACCGGCGTGGTCTGCGGGGTGCGGGTGGAGGAGGTGGAGCATCCGCTGATGCGCAGGATCCGCCAGCTTGACAAGCTGGTGGACGAGTTGGCGAAGGGCAGGGCGATGGAGAAGATCCTGCGGCAGTGA
- a CDS encoding nuclear transport factor 2 family protein codes for MTPVSFRTLLMPCALALAASLPQAAAAQTAAASAASGTAATETPATPTARPADVASIDAILKAAYDVISGPKGHRRDWDRLRSLFAPGARLIPTHTSKDGVTSARVLNVDEFIRFASDPDLQKNGFFEDELHRTVQRFGNIAQVFSTYETRHEAAGKPFQRGINSIQLLFDGHRWWIMTIYWQGERPDLRIPKQYGG; via the coding sequence ATGACCCCGGTTTCGTTCCGTACACTGCTTATGCCATGCGCACTGGCGCTCGCGGCCTCCCTGCCGCAGGCGGCCGCCGCCCAGACCGCGGCAGCCAGTGCGGCATCCGGTACTGCCGCAACGGAGACCCCCGCCACGCCGACCGCGCGCCCTGCGGACGTGGCGTCGATCGACGCGATCCTCAAAGCGGCCTATGACGTGATTTCCGGACCGAAGGGCCACCGTCGGGACTGGGATCGCCTGCGTTCGCTGTTCGCGCCGGGCGCGCGGCTGATACCCACGCACACCAGCAAGGACGGCGTCACTTCGGCGCGTGTGCTGAACGTGGACGAGTTCATCCGTTTTGCCAGCGACCCGGATCTGCAAAAGAACGGCTTTTTCGAGGACGAGCTGCACCGCACGGTGCAACGTTTCGGCAACATCGCCCAGGTGTTCAGCACCTACGAAACGCGCCACGAAGCGGCCGGCAAGCCTTTCCAGCGCGGCATCAACAGCATCCAGCTGCTGTTCGACGGCCACCGCTGGTGGATCATGACGATCTACTGGCAGGGCGAGCGGCCGGATCTGCGGATTCCGAAGCAGTACGGCGGTTGA
- a CDS encoding PA4780 family RIO1-like protein kinase, protein MKTPTGLQALIDDGVIDAVLRPLKSGKEASVYVVRSGPHVRCAKVYKDMAQRSFQQRVQYQEGRKVRGSRQARAIGKASKFGRKEAEAAWKNAEVDALYLLADAGVRVPRPHGYFNGVLVMDLVTDADGESAPRLGEVDLSPDTAREYHRTLIRQVVRMLCVGLIHGDLSPYNVLVAPDGPVIIDLPQVVSASGNNAARTMLRRDVGNLTICLSRFAPELLDTWYAEEMWALFEQGELHPDSELTGRFEFDESDVDIDSVMQSIIDAREEAIIRQQGREAAERGD, encoded by the coding sequence ATGAAGACTCCCACCGGCCTGCAGGCGCTGATCGACGATGGCGTCATCGACGCGGTCCTGCGCCCGCTCAAGAGCGGCAAGGAGGCGTCCGTCTACGTGGTTCGCTCAGGCCCGCACGTGCGCTGCGCGAAGGTCTACAAGGACATGGCGCAGCGCAGTTTCCAGCAGCGCGTGCAGTACCAGGAGGGTCGCAAGGTCCGCGGCAGCCGCCAGGCACGCGCGATCGGCAAGGCCAGCAAGTTCGGGCGCAAGGAAGCGGAGGCCGCCTGGAAGAATGCCGAGGTGGACGCGCTCTACCTGCTCGCCGACGCCGGCGTGCGCGTGCCGCGGCCCCACGGCTACTTCAACGGCGTGCTGGTGATGGACCTGGTGACCGACGCCGACGGCGAATCGGCCCCGCGCCTGGGCGAAGTGGACCTCTCGCCGGACACCGCGCGCGAATACCACCGCACCCTCATCCGCCAGGTCGTGCGCATGCTTTGCGTCGGCCTGATCCACGGCGACCTCTCGCCCTACAACGTGCTGGTGGCGCCGGACGGCCCGGTGATCATCGACCTGCCGCAGGTGGTCAGCGCCTCGGGCAACAACGCCGCACGCACCATGCTGCGACGGGACGTGGGCAACCTGACCATCTGCCTCTCGCGCTTCGCGCCGGAGCTGCTCGACACCTGGTACGCCGAGGAAATGTGGGCGCTGTTCGAACAGGGCGAGCTGCACCCGGACAGCGAACTGACCGGTCGCTTCGAATTCGACGAAAGCGACGTGGACATCGACAGCGTGATGCAGTCCATCATCGACGCCCGCGAGGAGGCGATCATCCGCCAGCAAGGGCGCGAGGCCGCGGAACGCGGAGACTGA
- a CDS encoding aldehyde dehydrogenase family protein, whose protein sequence is MQRIEHIYINGAFVEPHGSEWFDLHNPATEEVIGQVRLGDARDASDAIAAAKAAFPAFSRTSRQERIAMLRRMQAAMAARENDLFEAIVTEYGAPVSRARWMAAYAHQVIGELAQVLEQYVFQRPAGAAQVTMQPLGVAGLITPWNSNAGFICGKLATALAAGCTAVIKPSEMSALQTRVVMEALHEAGLPPGVFNIVNGRGEVVGAQITSHRDVAKISFTGSSVVGRAILRGSAETFKRVTLELGGKSPTLVLDDADFDSAVPLAVQAGFMNSGQACIAGTRILVPRARLAEFEAAIAREVAATPAGDPRDPATAIGPMVSRKQWERVQGYIRRGKEEGARLLVGGEGRPDGVDRGWLVRPTVFTDVRNDMTIAREEIFGPVLAILPYDTEMEAIAIANDTTYGLHGYVLTGDRERGARVAAQIEAGRVLVNTLVHEPKAPFGGFKQSGIGRENGSYGVDAYLEPKAVLVN, encoded by the coding sequence ATGCAACGCATCGAGCACATCTACATCAACGGCGCTTTTGTCGAGCCGCACGGCAGCGAATGGTTCGACCTGCACAACCCGGCCACCGAAGAGGTCATCGGGCAGGTACGCCTGGGCGATGCGCGGGACGCCAGCGACGCCATTGCCGCCGCCAAGGCCGCCTTCCCCGCGTTTTCGCGCACGTCCCGGCAGGAACGCATCGCCATGCTGCGCCGCATGCAGGCAGCCATGGCCGCGCGCGAGAACGACCTGTTCGAGGCGATCGTGACCGAGTACGGCGCGCCGGTGTCGCGTGCACGGTGGATGGCCGCCTATGCCCACCAGGTGATCGGCGAGCTTGCCCAGGTGCTGGAGCAGTACGTGTTCCAACGCCCTGCGGGTGCCGCTCAGGTGACCATGCAGCCGCTCGGCGTCGCCGGCCTCATCACACCCTGGAACAGCAATGCCGGCTTCATCTGCGGCAAGCTCGCCACGGCGCTGGCGGCCGGCTGCACGGCGGTGATCAAGCCCAGCGAGATGAGCGCCTTGCAGACCCGCGTCGTGATGGAGGCCTTGCATGAGGCAGGCCTGCCGCCGGGCGTGTTCAACATCGTCAACGGCCGCGGCGAGGTCGTCGGCGCGCAGATCACCTCGCACCGCGATGTGGCAAAGATTTCGTTTACCGGTTCGTCGGTGGTGGGGCGCGCGATCCTGCGCGGCAGTGCCGAGACGTTCAAGCGCGTCACCCTGGAATTGGGCGGCAAGTCGCCGACCCTCGTACTGGACGACGCGGACTTCGACAGCGCCGTTCCGCTCGCGGTGCAGGCCGGCTTCATGAACAGCGGGCAGGCATGCATCGCCGGCACGCGCATCCTGGTGCCACGCGCGCGTCTGGCCGAGTTCGAGGCAGCCATCGCCAGGGAAGTGGCCGCGACCCCCGCGGGGGACCCGCGCGATCCGGCTACGGCGATCGGTCCGATGGTCAGCCGCAAGCAGTGGGAACGCGTGCAGGGCTACATCCGGCGCGGAAAGGAAGAGGGCGCGCGGCTGCTGGTCGGCGGCGAAGGTCGCCCGGACGGCGTGGACCGCGGCTGGCTGGTCCGCCCCACGGTCTTCACCGACGTCCGCAACGACATGACGATCGCCCGCGAGGAAATCTTCGGGCCGGTGCTGGCCATCCTTCCCTACGACACCGAGATGGAAGCCATCGCGATCGCCAACGACACGACCTACGGCCTGCATGGTTATGTACTCACCGGCGATCGCGAGCGTGGTGCCCGGGTCGCCGCGCAGATCGAAGCCGGCCGCGTGCTTGTCAACACGCTGGTGCACGAGCCGAAGGCGCCTTTCGGCGGCTTCAAGCAGTCGGGCATCGGTCGGGAGAATGGAAGCTACGGAGTGGATGCGTATCTGGAGCCCAAGGCAGTGCTGGTGAATTGA
- a CDS encoding LysR family transcriptional regulator has protein sequence MHRSGLIELDAVLAVARRGSFRAAARELGMSTSAVSSAVAGLETRLQARLFHRTTRSVALTEAGQRYVERIAPAVAEIRGAAEQIHGDPLTPAGTLRINASLGAAQMILSTLVVDYLRRYPRMNVEITSQTEMIDIVARGFDAGIRLAESVPQDMIAVPLSPDLRQVIVGSPAYLAENGVPQSPADLTAHVAIRTRLSHGGLYRWELERHGESLSVDVPGRLVLDDIGLIRDATCAGLGLAFLSEWHIAGELASGQLVRVLEDWCPPFPGLRLYYPGHRHVPAGLRALAELARMRVNATEALPRR, from the coding sequence ATGCACCGCTCGGGACTCATCGAACTGGACGCCGTCCTTGCGGTGGCGCGCCGGGGCAGCTTCCGCGCCGCGGCGAGAGAGCTGGGCATGTCCACCTCGGCCGTGAGCAGCGCCGTGGCGGGGCTGGAGACCCGGCTGCAGGCGCGCCTGTTCCATCGGACGACCCGCAGCGTGGCGCTCACCGAGGCGGGCCAGCGCTACGTCGAACGCATCGCACCGGCCGTGGCCGAGATCCGCGGCGCGGCCGAGCAGATCCACGGCGACCCGCTGACGCCGGCGGGCACGCTGCGGATCAATGCCTCGCTGGGCGCGGCGCAGATGATTCTCTCCACGCTGGTGGTTGATTACCTGCGCCGCTATCCGCGCATGAACGTGGAAATCACCAGCCAGACCGAGATGATCGACATCGTGGCGCGGGGCTTTGACGCCGGCATCCGGCTGGCCGAGAGCGTGCCGCAGGACATGATCGCGGTACCGCTCAGCCCGGACCTGCGGCAGGTCATCGTGGGCTCGCCCGCGTACCTGGCCGAAAACGGCGTGCCGCAATCACCCGCCGACCTGACCGCGCACGTCGCCATCCGCACGCGCCTGTCGCACGGCGGGCTGTACCGCTGGGAACTGGAGCGCCACGGCGAGTCGCTGTCCGTGGACGTACCCGGTCGCCTGGTGCTCGACGATATCGGGCTGATCCGCGACGCCACCTGCGCCGGCCTCGGCCTGGCGTTCCTGTCCGAATGGCATATCGCAGGCGAGCTGGCCAGCGGCCAGCTGGTTCGGGTGCTGGAAGACTGGTGCCCACCTTTCCCGGGGCTGCGCCTCTACTACCCAGGCCACCGGCACGTACCGGCGGGGTTGCGTGCGCTGGCCGAGCTGGCGCGAATGCGGGTCAACGCGACCGAGGCATTGCCGAGGCGCTAA